In a genomic window of Pelotomaculum thermopropionicum SI:
- the MmcL gene encoding Transcarboxylase, 5S subunit (pyruvate/oxaloacetate carboxyltransferase) codes for MAKGPKAVLICDTTFRDAHQSLLATRMKTEHMIPIAEKHDEAGFYSMEMWGGATFDTCMRFCGDDPWERLRVIRRHLKKTKTQMLLRGQNIVGYRNYADDVLIEFIKKAVYNGMDIFRCFDALNDFRNLEVAIRTVIDEGAHAQGTICYAISPVHTVEYYVNKAKELESMGVHSICIKDMAGMIAPYITYDIVKGMRDAGITVPINIHCHYTSGMAAMAYIKGVEAGANIVDCAISPMSVQTSQPAIEVMCAAWQGTEWDPGLDMKTLIEIADYWKEIRPLYAEFDLAQKWPDATILVSQVPGGMMSNFLSQLKQANALHRLPEVLEEMPRVQEDFGWPPLVTPSSQIVGTQAVLNVLMGRYKMCPNESKQYMRGYYGRPPAPINEEARKMIIGDEKPIECRPADMLEPELPKAKELVAHVMEKEEDVISAAIYPQVAPKFLEERMAKKLKIDIELAKQGYGFYPV; via the coding sequence ATGGCAAAAGGACCAAAAGCTGTATTAATATGTGATACGACTTTCCGGGATGCCCACCAGTCATTGCTGGCCACCCGGATGAAAACAGAACATATGATCCCGATCGCAGAGAAGCACGACGAAGCGGGCTTTTACTCAATGGAAATGTGGGGCGGAGCCACGTTCGACACCTGCATGCGGTTCTGCGGCGACGATCCGTGGGAGCGCCTGCGGGTAATCAGGCGCCACCTCAAGAAGACAAAAACGCAGATGCTCCTCAGGGGTCAGAATATTGTCGGCTACAGAAACTATGCTGACGATGTACTCATTGAATTTATCAAGAAGGCCGTCTACAACGGGATGGATATCTTCCGCTGCTTCGACGCCCTAAACGATTTCAGGAACCTGGAGGTAGCCATCAGGACGGTAATCGACGAAGGGGCTCATGCGCAAGGGACCATCTGCTATGCCATAAGCCCGGTCCATACGGTTGAGTATTATGTTAATAAAGCCAAAGAACTGGAGTCGATGGGAGTACATTCCATTTGCATTAAGGATATGGCCGGCATGATTGCGCCTTACATTACTTACGACATTGTTAAGGGTATGAGGGATGCCGGAATCACAGTGCCCATCAACATCCACTGCCACTATACCAGCGGTATGGCTGCCATGGCTTACATCAAGGGAGTTGAAGCCGGCGCAAATATAGTCGACTGTGCCATTTCCCCAATGTCCGTGCAGACCTCCCAGCCGGCCATTGAAGTCATGTGCGCCGCCTGGCAGGGTACCGAGTGGGATCCCGGCCTTGACATGAAAACACTAATTGAAATTGCAGATTACTGGAAAGAAATCCGGCCGCTTTATGCCGAGTTCGACCTGGCTCAAAAATGGCCTGATGCAACCATTCTTGTTTCGCAGGTGCCCGGCGGCATGATGTCGAACTTCCTCTCCCAGCTCAAGCAGGCAAACGCTCTGCACCGCCTGCCGGAAGTGCTTGAAGAAATGCCGCGCGTGCAGGAGGACTTCGGATGGCCGCCACTGGTCACCCCTTCCAGCCAGATTGTGGGTACGCAGGCTGTCCTGAACGTTCTCATGGGCCGCTACAAGATGTGCCCCAACGAATCGAAGCAGTACATGCGGGGTTATTACGGCAGACCGCCGGCTCCGATTAACGAAGAGGCGCGCAAGATGATCATCGGCGACGAAAAGCCCATCGAATGCCGCCCGGCCGACATGCTTGAGCCGGAACTGCCAAAGGCCAAGGAACTGGTTGCCCATGTTATGGAAAAGGAAGAAGACGTTATTTCCGCCGCAATTTATCCGCAGGTAGCACCAAAATTCCTGGAAGAGAGAATGGCCAAAAAGCTCAAGATAGACATCGAACTCGCCAAGCAGGGGTACGGGTTCTATCCCGTGTAG
- a CDS encoding hypothetical protein (containing Zn_dep_PLPC, Zinc dependent phospholipase C.) produces the protein MGPLSWRAAKIFLAAGTPIQRLISGRGDTHIFCVQQALEILKNDGFFNQHALLTKHQEFLFRGVRWADKGWKNFSHYYDPQTGTGIKPWPDARLECKAFFKMALSNWQNSNRNKAFFFLGASAHIMQDLCVPHHSTCAAFSGHQTYENWVSANLQDFSVFSEGIYKDFSDPDEWINYNAKISRDYFPYVAGFSSQSSYKMVTGKLLPLAQRTTAGFFSYFLNCVKA, from the coding sequence ATGGGCCCGTTATCATGGCGCGCGGCAAAAATATTCCTGGCTGCCGGCACACCTATTCAAAGGTTAATTTCGGGTAGGGGAGACACACATATTTTTTGCGTTCAACAGGCACTTGAAATCCTTAAAAATGACGGATTTTTCAATCAACATGCGCTTTTAACAAAACATCAGGAATTTTTATTCAGGGGGGTGCGCTGGGCGGATAAAGGCTGGAAAAACTTTTCTCATTATTACGATCCTCAAACTGGCACTGGCATTAAGCCTTGGCCTGATGCAAGACTAGAATGTAAGGCTTTTTTTAAAATGGCGTTATCAAACTGGCAAAATTCAAATAGAAATAAAGCCTTCTTTTTCTTAGGCGCTTCAGCCCATATAATGCAGGATTTATGTGTGCCCCATCATTCTACTTGTGCAGCTTTTTCCGGACATCAAACATATGAAAACTGGGTTAGTGCTAACCTACAAGATTTTAGCGTTTTTTCCGAAGGTATATACAAAGATTTTTCAGATCCAGATGAATGGATCAATTATAATGCCAAAATCTCAAGGGATTATTTCCCCTATGTTGCCGGTTTTTCTTCGCAATCCTCTTACAAGATGGTGACAGGCAAACTTTTACCGCTTGCCCAGCGTACAACAGCAGGATTTTTTTCTTATTTTTTAAATTGTGTCAAAGCCTAA
- the MmcG gene encoding methylmalonyl-CoA epimerase (lactoylglutathione lyase and related lyases) yields MIKKIDHIGIAVRDLAEALKLYEGLLGLKSIGTEVVEEQKVKVAFLPTGDSEVELLESTTPDGPIAKFIEKNGEGIQHIAFRVDNIEQRLAELKEKGVRLIDEKPRRGAGGAKIAFLHPKSTFGVLIELSERD; encoded by the coding sequence ATGATAAAAAAGATTGATCACATCGGGATTGCTGTAAGAGATCTTGCTGAAGCCCTGAAACTGTATGAAGGTTTGCTGGGACTCAAATCCATAGGCACAGAAGTGGTTGAGGAACAAAAGGTCAAGGTAGCCTTCCTGCCCACCGGTGACAGCGAGGTCGAACTGCTGGAATCCACCACGCCGGACGGCCCAATTGCAAAATTTATCGAAAAGAACGGTGAAGGAATCCAGCACATTGCGTTCAGGGTAGACAATATCGAGCAAAGGTTAGCCGAACTGAAGGAAAAAGGCGTCCGTTTAATCGATGAAAAGCCCAGACGTGGAGCAGGCGGCGCAAAAATTGCCTTCTTGCATCCAAAGTCCACCTTCGGCGTCCTGATTGAATTGAGTGAGCGCGACTAG
- the MmcH gene encoding methylmalonyl-CoA decarboxylase, alpha subunit (acetyl-CoA carboxylase, carboxyltransferase component (subunits alpha and beta)), with protein MSMQEKLDQLNKLRQIVEAGGGQKRIDKQHESGKKTARERINELFDPGSFREIDVFAASEDDWIFNNKTPGEGVTCGYGTIAGRKVYIFAQDFTVVGGSLGRVHAAKICKTLDMAMKVGAPVIGICDSGGARIQEGVDALNGYGEIFYRNTIASGVIPQISVIMGPCAGGAVYSPALTDFIFMVSGTSQMFITGPLVIKATTGEDVSMEALGGAATHNQISGVAHFMANNEEECIAQIKALLSYLPSNNLEEPPTYAPVEPSVDKEILVDIVPTDPNKGYEVRDIINAVVDGGSFFEVHQYYATNGVVGFARINGQPVGIIANQPRILAGCLDINVSDKIARHIRFCDCFNLPIITFMDVPGFLPGVQQEYGGIIRHGAKMLYAYSEATVPKITIILRKAYGGAYLAMCANALRADMTFAWPTAEIAVMGPEGAVNVINRKELSEAENPIELRKKLVEDYRNRFANPYLASARGFIQDVIDPRDTREKIINALWNMSTKRETRPRKKHGNIPM; from the coding sequence ATGAGCATGCAGGAGAAACTGGACCAACTAAATAAGTTAAGGCAAATAGTCGAAGCTGGCGGCGGCCAGAAAAGAATTGACAAGCAGCATGAAAGCGGTAAAAAAACTGCAAGGGAAAGAATTAACGAACTGTTTGATCCCGGCTCCTTTAGAGAAATTGATGTTTTCGCTGCCTCGGAAGACGACTGGATTTTCAACAACAAAACGCCGGGCGAAGGTGTAACATGCGGGTACGGTACCATTGCCGGCCGCAAGGTTTATATTTTTGCCCAGGATTTTACCGTTGTAGGCGGCTCGCTGGGACGGGTACATGCTGCCAAGATCTGCAAGACCCTTGATATGGCAATGAAGGTCGGCGCTCCTGTCATCGGCATCTGTGACTCCGGCGGTGCAAGGATCCAGGAAGGTGTTGACGCCCTTAACGGTTACGGAGAGATCTTCTATCGCAACACAATTGCTTCGGGCGTTATCCCGCAGATTTCAGTTATTATGGGCCCCTGCGCAGGGGGTGCGGTTTACTCTCCTGCCCTTACCGACTTCATTTTCATGGTATCCGGCACAAGCCAGATGTTCATAACCGGACCGCTGGTAATTAAGGCTACCACCGGCGAAGATGTCAGCATGGAAGCTCTCGGCGGTGCGGCTACCCACAACCAGATCAGCGGCGTTGCCCACTTCATGGCCAACAATGAGGAAGAATGCATAGCCCAGATCAAGGCTTTGCTCAGCTATCTGCCGTCAAATAATTTAGAAGAACCACCGACATATGCTCCGGTTGAGCCGTCCGTTGATAAGGAAATTCTTGTTGACATCGTTCCTACCGATCCGAACAAGGGGTATGAAGTGCGCGATATTATCAACGCTGTTGTGGACGGCGGCTCCTTCTTCGAAGTCCACCAGTACTATGCTACCAACGGTGTCGTCGGCTTTGCCCGCATCAACGGACAGCCGGTGGGCATTATCGCCAACCAGCCGAGAATACTGGCCGGATGCCTGGACATTAACGTGTCGGATAAGATTGCCCGTCATATTCGCTTCTGTGACTGCTTCAACCTTCCCATCATAACCTTCATGGACGTTCCCGGCTTCCTGCCAGGAGTCCAGCAAGAGTATGGCGGCATTATCAGGCACGGTGCCAAAATGCTTTACGCCTATTCAGAAGCCACCGTTCCCAAAATAACCATTATTCTCCGCAAGGCTTACGGTGGAGCTTACCTTGCCATGTGCGCCAATGCCCTGCGCGCCGATATGACATTTGCCTGGCCAACGGCTGAGATTGCTGTTATGGGACCAGAAGGCGCGGTCAACGTAATTAACCGCAAGGAACTGTCCGAAGCCGAAAACCCGATTGAATTGCGCAAAAAACTGGTTGAGGACTACCGCAACCGGTTTGCCAACCCGTACCTGGCCAGTGCAAGGGGATTCATTCAGGATGTTATTGACCCGCGCGATACGAGGGAAAAAATTATTAACGCCCTTTGGAACATGTCCACCAAACGAGAGACCAGGCCCAGGAAGAAGCATGGAAATATCCCCATGTAG
- the MmcM gene encoding pyruvate:ferredoxin oxidoreductase (related 2-oxoacid:ferredoxin oxidoreductases, alpha subunit), with protein MSKNMKTMDGTKAAAWASYAFTECACIFPITPSSPMAEYVDEWAAQGKKNIFGQPVKVVEMQSEAGAAAALHGALASGALGTTYTASQGLMLMIPNMYKISGELLPGVIHVTARALSTQALSIFGDHSDVMTCRMTGFAMLASSSVQEVMDLGGIAHASAIKSRVPFLHFFDGFRTSHEQQKIEVIEYEDYAKLVDWEAIKEFRKRGLNPEHPVVRGTAQNPDIYFQAREAANPFYLRVPDIVAEYMNELGKITGRYYKPFDYYGAPDAEYIIVAMGSVCDTIEETIDYLINKRGEKVGVIKVHLYRPFSAKYFFDVLPKTVKKIAVLDRTKEPGSLGEPLYEDVRTIFYDKEIKPVIVGGRYGLGSKDTLPADIIAVYDNLKSDNPKNGFTISIVDDVTGLSLPRGEMIDTTPEGTIQCKFYGLGSDGTVGANKQAVEIIGDTTDLYSQAYFAYDSKKSGGFTVSHLRFGKKPIKSPYLINSADFVSCSNQSYVYTLDMLSGLKKGGTFLLNCVWKPEELDERLPASVKRFIAQNNINFYIINAVDIARELGLGNRYNMIMQSAFFKLANVIPVEDAVEELKRTIKKTYGKKGEKIVNMNFAAVDKGVDALIKIDVPASWADAVDEAAAEKDVPNFIKNVLRPMNRLEGDKLPVSTFKGAEDGMFPVGTSRYEKRGVADFVPAWDKDKCIQCNQCSMVCSHAAIRPFLLNEEELKKAPATFETKPAVGKQLAGLAYRIQVSPLDCMGCGVCADICPSKEKALSMQPFDSQVKEAENWDYAMTVTVKDNLWNKFSVKGSQFCQPLLEFSGACGGCVETAYAKLVTQLFGDRMIILNATGCSSIWGGSAPSMPYCTNAEGKGPAWASGLFEDNAEYGFGVYLGIKQQRDKIAELMKEAMSLDINPALKEAFQEWLNGRDDSEASKAATAKILPLLEGQDHPVLKEIADRKDLLVKKSIWILGGDGWAYDIGYGGLDHVLAQNEDVNVLVFDTEVYSNTGGQSSKATPTASIAKFAAAGKRTKKKDLGAMAMTYGYVYVAQIGMGADMNQTLKAIAEAEAYKGPSLIIGYAPCINHGLRGGMAKSQAEIKKAVEAGYWHLYRYNPDLKKEGKNPFILDSKEPNFGAFKEYLLGEVRYAALAQMFPVEAEELFAKTEQDAKERYEFYKRLAQQAS; from the coding sequence ATGTCCAAAAACATGAAGACAATGGATGGAACCAAAGCTGCAGCTTGGGCATCATACGCATTCACCGAATGTGCATGTATTTTCCCAATCACTCCATCCTCTCCTATGGCTGAATATGTTGACGAGTGGGCCGCCCAGGGGAAGAAAAATATATTTGGACAGCCTGTTAAGGTTGTTGAGATGCAGTCTGAGGCCGGCGCTGCCGCAGCCCTGCACGGTGCCCTTGCATCCGGCGCACTGGGTACTACTTACACTGCATCGCAGGGCTTAATGCTGATGATACCCAATATGTACAAGATTTCCGGCGAACTTTTGCCCGGAGTGATACATGTCACCGCGCGCGCCCTTTCAACCCAGGCTCTCAGCATTTTCGGCGATCATTCCGACGTTATGACCTGCCGCATGACCGGCTTTGCCATGCTCGCTTCCAGCAGTGTACAGGAAGTAATGGATCTTGGCGGGATAGCCCATGCTTCGGCCATAAAGTCAAGGGTTCCCTTCCTGCATTTCTTCGACGGGTTCAGAACTTCCCACGAGCAGCAAAAGATTGAAGTTATCGAATACGAAGACTATGCCAAGCTGGTTGACTGGGAAGCTATTAAAGAATTCAGGAAAAGAGGTCTGAATCCCGAGCACCCGGTTGTAAGAGGTACGGCTCAAAACCCTGACATTTACTTCCAAGCCAGAGAGGCGGCAAACCCGTTTTACCTGAGAGTGCCCGACATTGTAGCCGAATACATGAACGAACTGGGCAAGATTACCGGCAGGTACTATAAGCCGTTTGACTACTACGGTGCCCCCGATGCCGAATATATTATTGTGGCAATGGGTTCCGTATGCGATACGATAGAAGAAACCATAGACTATTTAATTAACAAAAGAGGGGAAAAAGTCGGCGTAATTAAGGTACACCTTTACAGGCCTTTCTCTGCCAAGTATTTCTTTGACGTCCTGCCCAAGACGGTGAAGAAGATTGCCGTGCTCGACCGCACCAAGGAACCGGGGTCCCTGGGCGAGCCGCTTTACGAAGATGTCCGCACAATCTTCTATGACAAGGAAATTAAGCCTGTTATCGTTGGCGGCCGTTACGGCCTGGGTTCCAAGGACACCCTGCCTGCCGACATTATCGCGGTTTACGACAACCTTAAGTCAGACAATCCGAAGAACGGCTTTACCATCAGCATTGTTGACGACGTAACCGGTCTCTCCTTGCCGAGAGGCGAAATGATCGACACAACCCCGGAAGGAACGATTCAGTGCAAGTTCTACGGGCTTGGGTCTGACGGCACGGTAGGCGCGAACAAGCAGGCGGTGGAAATTATTGGTGACACCACAGATCTTTATTCCCAGGCATACTTTGCCTATGACTCCAAGAAGTCCGGCGGCTTTACGGTTTCCCACCTGCGCTTCGGCAAGAAGCCAATTAAGTCTCCTTATCTGATTAACAGCGCCGACTTCGTTTCCTGCAGCAACCAATCCTATGTCTACACGCTGGATATGCTGTCGGGCCTTAAGAAGGGCGGCACATTCCTGCTGAACTGCGTATGGAAGCCGGAGGAGCTTGATGAAAGGCTGCCTGCATCCGTCAAGCGCTTTATTGCCCAGAACAATATCAACTTCTACATTATCAACGCCGTTGATATTGCCAGAGAGCTTGGCCTGGGCAACCGCTATAACATGATCATGCAATCCGCCTTCTTCAAGCTTGCCAACGTCATTCCTGTAGAAGACGCCGTTGAAGAGTTGAAGCGCACCATTAAGAAGACCTACGGCAAGAAAGGCGAAAAGATAGTCAACATGAACTTTGCGGCGGTGGACAAAGGTGTTGACGCGCTGATTAAGATCGACGTACCTGCCTCCTGGGCCGATGCAGTGGACGAAGCTGCGGCCGAAAAAGATGTCCCCAATTTCATTAAGAATGTGCTGCGGCCTATGAACAGGCTGGAAGGCGACAAGCTGCCGGTAAGCACCTTTAAAGGCGCTGAAGACGGCATGTTCCCGGTAGGAACTTCCAGGTACGAGAAGCGCGGGGTGGCAGACTTCGTTCCGGCATGGGACAAAGATAAATGCATCCAGTGCAACCAGTGCTCCATGGTCTGCTCGCACGCAGCGATAAGACCGTTCTTGTTGAATGAAGAAGAGCTTAAAAAAGCTCCGGCTACATTTGAAACCAAGCCTGCTGTCGGCAAGCAGCTGGCCGGATTGGCTTACAGGATTCAGGTCAGCCCGCTTGACTGCATGGGCTGCGGAGTTTGCGCCGACATCTGCCCGTCCAAGGAAAAAGCCCTTTCCATGCAGCCTTTTGACAGCCAGGTAAAAGAAGCTGAAAACTGGGATTATGCAATGACCGTAACCGTCAAGGATAATCTCTGGAACAAGTTCAGCGTCAAAGGCAGCCAGTTCTGCCAGCCCTTGCTTGAGTTTTCCGGCGCCTGCGGAGGCTGCGTCGAGACTGCCTACGCCAAGCTGGTTACTCAGTTATTTGGCGACAGGATGATAATTCTTAACGCAACAGGCTGTTCTTCCATCTGGGGCGGCAGCGCACCCTCGATGCCGTACTGCACCAATGCCGAAGGCAAGGGTCCGGCCTGGGCCAGCGGCTTGTTCGAGGATAACGCCGAATACGGGTTTGGCGTCTACCTGGGCATCAAGCAGCAGAGGGACAAGATAGCCGAACTGATGAAGGAAGCCATGTCCCTCGACATTAATCCGGCCCTGAAAGAGGCGTTCCAGGAATGGCTGAACGGCAGGGACGACTCTGAAGCCTCCAAGGCTGCTACGGCCAAGATACTGCCTCTGTTAGAAGGTCAGGACCACCCCGTTTTGAAGGAGATTGCCGACCGCAAAGACTTGCTTGTCAAGAAGTCGATCTGGATCCTCGGCGGCGACGGTTGGGCCTATGACATTGGCTACGGCGGACTAGACCATGTACTGGCCCAGAACGAAGATGTTAACGTGCTGGTCTTCGATACCGAGGTGTACTCCAATACCGGCGGACAGTCCTCCAAAGCCACGCCCACTGCTTCCATAGCCAAGTTTGCTGCAGCCGGCAAGAGAACCAAGAAGAAAGACCTCGGCGCAATGGCCATGACCTACGGTTATGTCTATGTCGCCCAGATTGGTATGGGAGCAGATATGAACCAAACTCTTAAAGCAATAGCCGAAGCCGAAGCTTATAAAGGACCTTCCCTTATAATTGGCTATGCTCCCTGTATCAACCACGGCTTGAGGGGCGGCATGGCAAAGAGCCAGGCCGAAATTAAGAAGGCCGTCGAAGCCGGTTACTGGCACCTTTACAGGTACAACCCGGACCTCAAGAAAGAGGGCAAGAATCCGTTTATTCTGGATTCCAAAGAACCCAACTTTGGCGCCTTCAAGGAATACCTGCTGGGCGAGGTTCGTTACGCTGCCCTGGCTCAGATGTTCCCGGTCGAAGCAGAAGAGCTATTTGCCAAGACCGAGCAAGATGCCAAAGAAAGGTATGAATTCTACAAGCGTTTGGCACAACAAGCTAGCTAA
- the MmcF gene encoding methylmalonyl-CoA mutase, C-terminal domain/subunit (cobalamin-binding), which yields MSEKRIRVLVAKPGLDGHDRGAKVIAQALRDAGMEVIYTGLRQTPEQIVSAALQEDVDVVGLSILSGAHGTLFPEVVKLLREQGAEDVLVVGGGIIPDEDIPELKAAGIAEVFGPGTPLEDVVKYIKENAKSS from the coding sequence ATGAGCGAAAAACGCATTCGTGTTCTGGTTGCCAAGCCAGGCCTTGACGGGCATGACCGGGGCGCGAAAGTTATAGCCCAGGCCCTGCGTGACGCCGGAATGGAAGTCATATATACGGGCTTGCGGCAGACCCCCGAACAAATTGTATCTGCTGCGCTGCAAGAAGACGTGGATGTCGTAGGTCTGAGCATTCTGTCCGGAGCCCATGGCACCCTTTTCCCAGAAGTAGTGAAACTGTTAAGGGAGCAGGGTGCGGAAGACGTGCTGGTAGTGGGCGGAGGGATTATCCCGGATGAAGACATCCCCGAGCTGAAGGCAGCCGGCATCGCCGAAGTATTTGGCCCGGGAACTCCTCTTGAAGATGTAGTGAAATATATCAAAGAAAATGCCAAGAGCAGTTAA
- the MmcK gene encoding malate dehydrogenase (malate/lactate dehydrogenases), producing the protein MIKRRKITIVGAGNVGATAAHWAAAKELGDIVLLDVIEGVPQGKGLDLMEASPVEGFDANIIGTNNYEDTADSDVVIVTAGVARKPGMSRDDLLNTNYKIVSSVAENIARYSPNAIIIVVSNPLDVMAYTAYKASGFPSNRVFGMAGVLDSARFRTFLAMELGISVEDVSALVLGGHGDTMVPVLSCAFAGCIPVTKLIPADRLEAIVERTRNGGAEIVNFLKTGSAYYAPSASAVQMAEAVLKDKKRILPVAAYLNGEYGAKDIYTGVPCIIGANGVEKILEIDLTPEEKAALDKSIQAVRNLMKVVGLGS; encoded by the coding sequence ATGATTAAAAGAAGAAAGATTACCATCGTTGGAGCAGGTAATGTTGGTGCTACTGCCGCCCACTGGGCCGCAGCTAAAGAATTAGGCGACATAGTTCTGCTCGACGTTATCGAAGGAGTTCCGCAGGGCAAGGGTCTTGACCTGATGGAAGCTTCACCGGTTGAAGGTTTTGATGCTAATATTATTGGTACTAACAATTATGAAGATACTGCCGATTCCGATGTGGTCATAGTCACTGCAGGGGTTGCCCGCAAGCCCGGCATGAGCCGTGACGATCTGCTTAACACCAATTACAAGATTGTCAGTTCGGTGGCAGAAAATATCGCCCGCTATTCTCCCAATGCAATCATAATTGTTGTTTCTAACCCACTTGACGTTATGGCTTATACCGCTTACAAAGCCAGCGGATTTCCTTCCAACCGGGTGTTCGGAATGGCGGGAGTGCTTGACTCGGCCCGTTTCCGTACCTTCCTGGCCATGGAACTGGGAATTTCGGTTGAAGATGTAAGTGCCCTTGTGCTGGGCGGCCACGGCGACACCATGGTACCTGTGCTGAGCTGTGCTTTTGCAGGTTGCATACCGGTTACCAAACTGATCCCGGCCGACAGGCTTGAAGCAATTGTTGAAAGGACACGCAACGGCGGCGCTGAAATAGTTAACTTCCTCAAGACCGGCAGCGCTTACTATGCTCCTTCTGCTTCCGCGGTACAAATGGCCGAAGCCGTGTTGAAAGACAAGAAGAGGATCCTGCCGGTGGCAGCATATCTGAACGGCGAGTATGGCGCTAAAGATATTTACACCGGCGTGCCCTGCATTATCGGCGCCAACGGTGTAGAGAAAATCCTTGAAATTGATCTCACTCCGGAAGAAAAAGCTGCCCTGGATAAGTCCATCCAGGCCGTACGCAACCTGATGAAGGTAGTTGGACTGGGATCATAA
- the MmcJ gene encoding methylmalonyl-CoA decarboxylase, gamma subunit (acetyl/propionyl-CoA carboxylase, alpha subunit), translated as MQKFKIKVNGELFEVEVEQIGGTAAAPAAPAAPPPAPAVAPPAAPAPAPAAAAPAAAPKPAAAAAPTPKPPADGGSGGTLCAPMPGTILDIRVKVGDAVKVGDVLVILEAMKMENELAAEKAGTVKEIKVSKGQAVNGGDPLVVIG; from the coding sequence ATGCAAAAGTTCAAGATTAAGGTAAACGGCGAACTTTTTGAAGTGGAAGTAGAACAAATTGGCGGGACTGCGGCAGCCCCGGCTGCACCGGCAGCACCTCCCCCGGCTCCAGCCGTCGCGCCGCCGGCAGCTCCAGCCCCGGCACCTGCCGCCGCTGCACCGGCAGCAGCTCCAAAGCCGGCCGCGGCTGCAGCACCAACTCCCAAGCCGCCTGCAGATGGCGGAAGCGGGGGCACGCTGTGCGCTCCAATGCCTGGCACCATCCTAGACATCCGGGTTAAAGTTGGTGATGCTGTTAAGGTCGGAGACGTACTGGTGATCCTTGAAGCTATGAAGATGGAAAACGAACTGGCGGCAGAAAAGGCCGGTACAGTTAAAGAAATAAAGGTTTCCAAAGGCCAAGCTGTAAACGGAGGAGATCCGCTGGTAGTTATCGGCTAG
- the MmcI gene encoding methylmalonyl-CoA decarboxylase, epsilon subunit (hypothetical membrane protein), with product MSEICKEKAGIKPEVLAAITAAIALCCYSAEQGFQIKEVKKGINPWRKAGIVEMMLGRELNRDFL from the coding sequence ATGTCTGAAATATGCAAAGAAAAAGCCGGTATCAAACCCGAAGTGCTGGCGGCCATTACGGCAGCCATAGCTCTTTGCTGCTACTCGGCAGAGCAAGGTTTCCAGATCAAGGAAGTTAAAAAAGGGATAAACCCCTGGAGAAAAGCCGGCATAGTTGAGATGATGCTGGGCCGGGAACTGAACAGGGATTTCCTGTAA